A part of Thermococcus sp. SY098 genomic DNA contains:
- a CDS encoding CARDB domain-containing protein, with protein sequence MNKWSAIALIFVLMFPIVPLVKAQPLIIISVSQEYFEGRPGDVIKIPVTVRNVGNETAHNITVYISGPVKGFQYTMAAVSKLEPNQNTTVELTIYIKDDARAGTYDLKIVGRVGALLFEKPIKVRVLTVIDYKLDIQVKDRYLYGTDVEATLIVKSLSNGVIVGTISYELYSEEGLLKRNSWVTYINPQDKWSYTLFLPKPDVGKYTIILRAEFSGITKTLTKSFVVYRRNLTYEAYFENGIIYVRVIDKEGNGVKDVPVEIEGVLFKTDPYGIVKYEAKEPGVYKIKLNLDGKIIETFVEVKKLFVNWEQKNETLILYTRDASGKGISNVSIEAIGPNGRVYAVTDENGRAEISLNETGYGLITVKAESSRYIGAEISITAEKPKPRETPTITITTTRTPTPIQLNMTSTQTEQPKRGYGYLPIIFVISAVLFGTTSYVAFFMPIILEEQLDKYYFVKVKAPKLRGIKNFRYEKVINAVDARATKGKVSIDGNKVVWEIGELEPEEEAFLQVLL encoded by the coding sequence GTGAATAAATGGTCCGCTATTGCTCTAATCTTTGTATTGATGTTTCCCATTGTTCCGCTGGTAAAAGCTCAGCCGTTAATCATAATAAGCGTTTCGCAGGAATACTTCGAAGGTAGACCTGGGGATGTCATAAAAATACCCGTTACCGTTAGAAATGTCGGAAATGAAACTGCCCACAATATAACTGTATATATTTCTGGGCCAGTTAAGGGCTTCCAGTACACAATGGCAGCAGTATCTAAGCTTGAGCCCAATCAAAACACCACTGTTGAACTTACCATTTACATCAAAGATGATGCGAGAGCTGGAACATATGATCTGAAAATTGTCGGTCGTGTTGGTGCCCTGCTTTTTGAAAAACCAATAAAGGTGAGAGTCCTTACGGTTATCGATTATAAGCTTGACATCCAAGTTAAGGACAGATACCTCTATGGCACTGATGTTGAGGCTACACTTATTGTAAAGTCTCTTTCAAACGGAGTTATAGTTGGAACAATAAGCTATGAACTGTATTCCGAGGAGGGCTTGCTGAAAAGAAATTCTTGGGTAACATACATAAATCCCCAAGATAAGTGGTCATATACTCTATTCCTTCCAAAACCCGATGTTGGGAAGTATACGATAATTCTAAGAGCGGAATTTTCTGGAATCACAAAGACACTCACAAAGAGCTTCGTAGTGTACAGAAGAAACCTCACCTATGAAGCATACTTTGAGAATGGCATAATCTATGTGAGGGTTATTGATAAAGAAGGGAACGGTGTTAAAGACGTACCAGTCGAAATTGAGGGAGTGCTTTTTAAAACTGATCCATATGGGATTGTCAAGTACGAAGCCAAAGAACCTGGGGTTTACAAGATAAAGCTAAACCTTGACGGTAAGATTATTGAAACCTTTGTTGAGGTTAAAAAGTTGTTTGTTAACTGGGAGCAGAAAAATGAGACGTTGATTTTATATACTCGAGATGCTTCTGGAAAGGGGATCTCAAATGTCAGCATTGAAGCTATCGGACCAAACGGCAGGGTTTATGCGGTGACAGATGAGAATGGACGAGCAGAAATAAGTTTAAATGAGACAGGATATGGATTGATCACAGTGAAGGCTGAGAGCTCAAGGTATATAGGGGCTGAGATAAGCATAACTGCTGAAAAACCAAAGCCCAGGGAAACCCCCACCATAACAATAACCACGACAAGAACTCCGACACCAATCCAACTTAATATGACGTCAACCCAGACTGAGCAGCCGAAAAGGGGCTATGGTTACCTGCCTATAATTTTCGTCATTTCTGCAGTGCTCTTTGGGACTACATCGTATGTAGCGTTTTTCATGCCGATAATACTTGAAGAGCAGCTTGATAAGTACTACTTTGTTAAAGTCAAAGCTCCCAAGCTGAGAGGTATTAAAAACTTCAGATATGAGAAGGTGATAAATGCAGTTGATGCAAGGGCTACAAAGGGCAAAGTCAGCATTGATGGCAATAAAGTTGTATGGGAAATTGGAGAACTTGAGCCTGAAGAAGAGGCATTTTTGCAGGTTTTGCTTTGA
- a CDS encoding lysyl aminopeptidase, protein MVDFELLRKVVEAPGVSGYEFLGVRDVVIEALKDYVDEIKIDKLGNVIARKKGSGPKIMIAAHMDKIGLMVNHIDKNGYLHVVPIGGVDPRTLVAQRVRIFTENGELYGVVGHIPPHLTKPEERKKAADWDTIVVDVGADSKDDVEKMGIKVGTVMEFAPAFTKLTENRFASPYLDDRICLYAMIETARAVENHEADIYFVASVQEEVGLRGARVASYAIDPEIGIAMDVTFAKQPGDRGKIVVELSKGPVMDVGPNINPKVRAFAEEVAKKYEIPLQVEPSPRPTGTDANIMQINREGVATAVLSIPIKYMHSQVELADARDVDNTIKLAKHFLEELKPMNLIP, encoded by the coding sequence GTGGTAGACTTTGAGCTTTTGAGGAAAGTTGTTGAAGCTCCCGGTGTTTCAGGATACGAGTTCTTAGGGGTCAGAGATGTTGTTATTGAGGCTTTGAAGGATTACGTTGATGAAATTAAAATTGACAAGCTTGGTAATGTTATTGCTCGCAAAAAGGGAAGCGGACCAAAAATTATGATTGCAGCACATATGGATAAAATCGGCCTGATGGTGAATCACATTGACAAAAACGGCTACCTCCACGTGGTTCCTATTGGGGGAGTTGATCCAAGAACCTTAGTTGCCCAAAGAGTGAGAATATTTACAGAGAACGGAGAACTCTATGGGGTTGTTGGTCACATCCCACCCCACTTAACAAAGCCAGAGGAGAGGAAGAAAGCTGCAGACTGGGATACGATTGTTGTTGATGTCGGTGCGGACTCAAAAGATGATGTTGAAAAAATGGGAATTAAAGTTGGAACAGTGATGGAATTTGCCCCTGCATTCACAAAGCTCACGGAGAATAGGTTTGCATCTCCATATTTGGACGATAGAATTTGCCTTTATGCAATGATAGAAACTGCAAGAGCTGTTGAAAATCATGAAGCTGACATATATTTTGTTGCAAGTGTTCAGGAGGAAGTTGGACTGAGAGGTGCAAGGGTTGCGAGCTATGCAATTGATCCTGAGATTGGAATTGCAATGGATGTAACATTTGCCAAGCAGCCCGGAGATAGGGGCAAAATTGTCGTTGAGCTTAGCAAAGGTCCAGTTATGGACGTTGGTCCAAACATAAATCCAAAGGTCAGAGCATTCGCCGAAGAAGTCGCTAAGAAGTATGAGATTCCGCTTCAAGTTGAGCCGAGCCCAAGACCAACAGGGACAGATGCAAACATCATGCAGATCAATAGAGAAGGTGTTGCAACTGCCGTTTTGAGCATTCCAATTAAGTACATGCACTCACAAGTCGAATTGGCTGATGCGAGAGATGTTGACAACACAATTAAGCTGGCCAAGCATTTCCTTGAAGAACTCAAGCCTATGAATTTAATCCCCTGA
- the hjc gene encoding Holliday junction resolvase Hjc, giving the protein MRYRKGASAERELIKMLEKGGFAVIRSAGSKKVDIVAGNGKLYLCIEVKSTKREKLYVNGEDVDKLTNFAEKFGGKAIIAVKFINNGWYFFYPNQLIKSGKNYKISLRDARYKGLRFDEIVGKQMSLDEVIKRE; this is encoded by the coding sequence ATGAGGTATAGAAAGGGGGCAAGTGCTGAAAGGGAACTTATTAAGATGCTTGAAAAAGGGGGTTTTGCTGTTATTCGCTCTGCCGGGAGTAAGAAGGTTGACATAGTTGCTGGAAATGGGAAGCTTTACCTCTGCATTGAAGTTAAAAGCACTAAAAGGGAAAAGCTCTATGTTAATGGTGAGGATGTAGATAAGCTAACTAACTTTGCAGAAAAATTTGGAGGTAAAGCGATTATTGCAGTGAAGTTCATAAACAACGGCTGGTACTTTTTTTATCCGAATCAGCTCATAAAAAGCGGCAAAAACTATAAAATAAGCTTGAGAGATGCAAGGTATAAAGGGTTAAGGTTTGATGAAATAGTTGGAAAACAAATGTCCTTGGATGAGGTGATTAAGCGTGAATAA
- a CDS encoding gamma carbonic anhydrase family protein: protein MAIYEFEGKKPKIHESAFVDEDAVIIGDVVLEEKTSVWPSAVLRGDIEQIYVGKGSNIQDNVSIHTSHGQPTIIGEYVTIGHNAVVHGAKIGNYVIIGMGAIILDGAKIGNHVIVGAGALIPPGKEIPDYSLVIGVPGKVVRQLSEKEIEMTKKNAEIYIELAEKHLRGRRKIE from the coding sequence ATGGCAATTTATGAGTTTGAGGGAAAGAAGCCTAAAATCCATGAAAGTGCTTTTGTTGATGAAGATGCAGTTATAATAGGAGATGTTGTTCTTGAAGAAAAGACCAGTGTTTGGCCATCGGCTGTTCTCAGAGGGGATATTGAGCAGATTTATGTCGGAAAAGGCTCAAACATTCAAGACAACGTCAGCATACACACATCACATGGACAGCCGACAATAATTGGCGAGTATGTGACCATTGGACATAATGCGGTTGTTCACGGAGCAAAGATTGGAAACTATGTAATCATAGGAATGGGCGCTATTATTCTTGACGGAGCAAAGATCGGCAATCACGTTATAGTTGGAGCTGGAGCATTAATTCCGCCAGGAAAAGAAATCCCAGATTATAGCCTGGTCATTGGAGTTCCAGGAAAGGTGGTCAGACAGCTTAGCGAGAAAGAAATTGAGATGACCAAGAAAAATGCTGAAATTTATATAGAACTTGCTGAAAAGCACCTTAGGGGCAGAAGAAAAATAGAGTGA
- the cyaB gene encoding class IV adenylate cyclase, with amino-acid sequence MIEIELKGYANDRIFEKVRGRFEFMRKEMHEDIYYQHPCRDFSKTDEALRIRIKRFNGHFEAFLTYKGPKLDNMSKTRKEIEVPISDVDAYSDLLTSLGFEKVLTIVKVREKYYVEKGVTITLDEVEGLGKFIEIEKLVKEEKDIKNEVKKLRGILEDLGVERFERRSYLELLLEKLKKNGSQT; translated from the coding sequence ATGATTGAAATTGAGCTTAAAGGGTACGCCAATGATAGGATTTTTGAAAAAGTTAGAGGGAGATTTGAATTCATGAGAAAAGAGATGCATGAGGATATCTATTACCAGCATCCGTGCAGGGATTTCTCTAAAACTGATGAAGCTCTAAGGATTAGGATAAAACGGTTTAACGGACATTTTGAGGCATTTTTAACCTATAAAGGTCCTAAACTGGATAACATGTCAAAAACCCGAAAAGAGATAGAAGTTCCCATAAGCGACGTAGATGCATATTCTGATTTACTGACTTCCTTGGGGTTTGAAAAAGTCCTGACTATTGTGAAAGTCAGAGAAAAATACTACGTTGAAAAAGGTGTGACAATTACGCTTGATGAGGTTGAAGGATTGGGAAAGTTCATCGAAATTGAAAAGCTCGTTAAAGAAGAAAAGGACATTAAAAACGAAGTCAAAAAGCTTCGAGGGATTCTTGAAGATCTTGGGGTTGAAAGATTTGAGCGGAGATCTTATCTGGAGCTTCTGCTTGAGAAGTTGAAGAAAAATGGTTCCCAAACTTAA
- a CDS encoding archaemetzincin family Zn-dependent metalloprotease, with the protein MTRLLIVPIVLEKIGKDVVVAVADYVEQFYSRFELHAVILPEIGIDDFSVEYNWSRGQFLGRTFLPTLAQIKDTLRAGAALGITDADLYEKGLNFIFGLASPYLKVAIISLHRLRPEFYGKISNEELLKDRAIKEAMHELGHVFGLEHCPNPKCVMHFSNSILDTDLKSREYCDDCLKKLKEVFK; encoded by the coding sequence ATGACAAGACTCCTAATAGTTCCAATAGTTTTGGAAAAAATTGGAAAAGACGTTGTTGTTGCTGTTGCTGATTATGTTGAGCAGTTTTACTCAAGGTTTGAGCTGCATGCTGTTATTCTTCCAGAAATCGGTATAGATGACTTTTCTGTAGAATACAACTGGAGTAGGGGGCAGTTTCTTGGAAGGACATTCCTCCCTACTTTGGCACAAATTAAAGACACATTGAGAGCCGGCGCTGCCCTTGGCATAACAGACGCTGATTTATACGAAAAAGGCTTAAACTTCATATTCGGACTGGCAAGCCCATACTTGAAGGTCGCGATAATTTCGCTACACAGACTCAGACCTGAATTTTACGGGAAAATTAGTAATGAGGAATTATTGAAAGATAGAGCGATAAAAGAAGCCATGCATGAGCTGGGCCATGTGTTTGGCCTCGAACATTGCCCAAATCCCAAATGTGTTATGCACTTCTCCAACTCAATCCTGGATACAGATTTAAAGAGTAGGGAATACTGTGATGACTGTTTGAAAAAACTTAAGGAGGTATTTAAATGA